TGGACGCGGACGCGCTGGCGGTCGGTGCGGCGGCCGATCTGGTCGTGCTCGACGGCAGCGACGCGCGTCAGGTGTTGGCGCGTCACAGCGCACCCCACCATGTGGTCCGCGCCGGGCGGCCCGTCGCCGCGACCGTCACGACCAGCGATGTCGATGTCCCGGAGCCGACCCGAGTGGCGACCACCGGCCGCCGCCCCGGCTGATCAGCACGCGAAGGAGGAAGGCAAATGGCAACGATGCCCGCCGGACGGATGGACCTCACCTACGGACTGGACGACGTGCCCCGTCCGTTCCCCAAAGCACTCGGCCTCGGCCTGCAGCACGTCCTGACCATGTTCGGTGCCACGATCGCCGTCCCGTTGCTGCTGGGTCCGGCGATGGGCATGGACACGATCCAGATCGCGATCCTGATCAGTTCGGTGTTCATCGCATCGGGCATCGCCACGATCCTGCAGGTGACGATCGGGTCGCGGCTGCCGATCGTCCAAGGCGTGTCGTTCGCGTTCCTGGGGCCCTTCTTCGCGATCATCGGTGCACGGGAGGGCATCGCTGCCATGCCCTACATCGGCGGTGCGATCCTTGCGGGCGCCGTCGTGGAGGCCATCGTCGGGTACAGCGGCCTGTTCGGCCTGATCCGGCGGTTCATCAGCCCGATCGTCATCGGGCCCGTCATCGCGCTCATCGGCCTGTCGCTGTACAACGCCGCGACCCTGCAGGTCAACACCATCACCGGCGACGACGGGTCGGTGGTCGCGGCCGGCAACTGGTGGATCGCTCTGCTGACCGTGTCGTTCATCCTCCTGTTCGCCCTGATCCTGTCCCGGCGGTCTCGACTGATCTCGGTGTTCCCGATCCTGCTGGCCGTCGTGTGCACCTACATCGTCGCGCTGGTCCTCAGCGAGGCCGGCCTGATCACGGAGGGCAACCGGGCGTACGTGAGCCTGGCGACGATCGGCGACAGCTTCGGGACCGCACCGTGGGTGCGCAGCGTGGTCGGCGAGCTGTCGCTGCTGTTCCCATGGGGGGCGCCCGCGTTCGACGTCGGGTTCTTCATCGCTGTCCTGGCGGCCTACCTCGCCTCGATGATCGAGTCGTTCGGCGACTACCACGCCGTCGCACGTGTGTCCGGTCTCGGCGAGCCGACCGCGGAGCAGATCAACCGGGGCATCGGAAGTGAGGGCCTCGGGTGCTTCGTGACCGGCCTGCTCGGCGGTTTCGCGTCGACCTCGTACACGGAGAACATCGGGCTGATCGGGTTGACGAAGGTCGCCAGCCGCTACGTCGTGCTGATCGGTGCCGGCGCGCTGATCGTGCTGGGCTTCATCACGAAGTTCGGCGCGATCATCGCGACCATCCCGACGCCGGTGGTCGGCGGCGTCTACCTGGCGCTGTTCGGCCTGATCGCGGCCGTGGGCCTGACCAACCTGCAGCGCGCGGACATGACCTCCCAGCGCAACCTGCTGATCGCGGGGTTCATCCTGTTCATGGGCCTGGTGGTGCCCGACTACGTGAGCCAGCTGCCCGACGACTGGACGTTCCTGGGGCAGGAGTGGACGACGAACCTGGCGCGCAGCATCTTCGGCAGCGGCATCGCCGTCGCCGCCATCCTCGGGCTCTTCCTGGACAACGTGATCCCAGGGACGGATGCCGAGCGCGGGATCACCGGCGGCGGCCCGCTGCTCGACCCCGAGGGCCCGCCGCCCGGGGAGGCCGTGTGACACCCGTGACAGCGCTGCGCAGCGAGGCGGCACGGTGAGCCCGGCACCGGTCGCGGGGCGACGACGGACGGTCGTTGCCCTCGGCGGCAACGCCATCGCGCCCGCGGGCACCGGTGGCACCGCCGAGGAGCAGACGCGCAACATCCGCCGGGCGATGACGCTGATCGCCGAGCTGATCGTCGACGGTCGCGAGATCGTGATCACCCACGGCAACGGCCCGCAGGTCGGCAACCTGCTGCTCAAGAACGAGCTCGCCAGGGACGTGGTGCCTGCGATGCCGCTCGACTGGTGCGTCGCCCAGACGCAGGCGACGATCGGCTACCAGATGATCACGGCGCTCGAGCACGCCCTCGAGGCGCACGGCGACCTGTCGACGGTCGTGCCCGTGATCTCGCGCGTCGAGGTTTCCGCCGACGACCCTGCCTGGTCGGACCCGTCGAAGCCGATCGGCCCGTACATCACCGACCCCGCCGACGTCGAGCGGCGCCGCACCGAAGCAGGGCAGCGCTTCGCGGACATGGGCGACCGCGGCTGGCGCCGGGTCGTGCCGTCACCGCAGCCACTGCGGCTGCTCGAGTCGATGACCATCAACCTGCTGCTCGACGCCGGCGCGGTCGTCGTCGCCAACGGCGGCGGTGGCATCCCCATGGTGCGCACCGATGACAACCTCCTGGTCGGTGTCGAAGCCGTGATCGACAAGGACCTGGCCGGCGCGCTGCTCGCCCGCGAGCTGGGCGCGACCGGGTTCGTCATCCTCACCGACGTCGCCGGCGTCGCCATCGACTTCGGGACGCCGCGCCAGCGCTGGCTGTCGAAGGTGACGGCGGGCGACCTGCACAACCTCGCCGCCGAGGGGCAGTTCGGGCGCGGCTCGATGGGACCGAAGGTCGCGGCAGCGCTCGCGTTCGTGGAGCACGCGCGCATGCCCGCTGCGATCGGTGCGCTCGATGACGTGCTCGCGGTCGTGCGCGGCGAGGCCGGCACGCTGATCATGCCCGACGACGCCGCGACGGTGCGCACGTCGTGACGGCGGCGACCGACCAGGCACGGCGCCCAGCGGCTGCGCCGCCCGGCCAGGGCGCCGCGGCGAGCCACTGGCTGCGGCCGCTGGTGATCGGTCCTGGGCAGCCGGTCCGCGTCGTCGGCGTCAGCGGCCCAGCCTGCTACCTCGCGGTGGACGGCGGCACCGTGGTCGCGCTCGAGGCAGCAGGCGCGGGCGCGGGACTACCGAACGCGTTGTCGCTCGATGCCGGCCGGCCCGGCGTCGACGACCTGGTGACCGGCGCCCGCGGGCAGCTCGGCGGCGGCGCCCTGCGCGTCCATGATCGCGTCGTCACCGTACGGCGCTGGTGGGATCCCCGACCGCGGACCCCACCGGTTGAGCCGTCACGGCTGCGATGGCGACGAGCCGAGCTGCCGCTCGCGTCGCCGGCGCTCGCGGGGCACGGGTTGGCCGGACCGGTCGACGAGCTCCGTGCCGCCGCGCGTCGGGTCGACGCGCGCACCGTCGCGTCGCTCGTCGATGAGCTGGTCGGCCGGGGACCGGGCTCGACCCCGGCCGGCGACGACGTGCTGGCCGGCATGCTGGCCACCCTGCGCGTGCTCGGTGGCGCGCATGCCGGTGCGATCCGCGTCGCCGACGCGCTGGGAGGCGCGGTGCGCGCGGCCGCCCCCCGCACCAGCGCGCTGTCCGCGACGTTGCTGCGCTGCGCCGACGTCGGCGCCGTCGTCGATGCGGCGCGGAGGGTCCTGGAGGCGCTTCCCGGCGACTCGCTGCTGGCGGGACCGGTCGCGCGGCTCGTTCGGCTCGGGCACACCTCCGGGCATGATCTGCTGATCGGGATCGGCATCGCCGTCGACCTGTTGACCATCGGAAGGGACCGGACGTGACCTCAAGGAGCGTCAGCGGCAGGTCACACGACCAGCCCTCGAACAGCCCCGGTGACGGATCACATGACCGGCCTCCCGGCGGCGACGGCGGTGGGACACGTGACAGGACCTCGGGCAACGGCAGCGGTGCGCCGCAGGGTCGCACCCACGTCGAGGTCCGGCGCGGCACCTACCACGACTCGGTGACACTGCTGCAGGTGTCGCGGGACGTCACTGCGCTCGAGGGCGTGGACGACGCGGTCGTCGCGATGGGGACCGAGCTGAACCTCGGCATCATCGGCGACCTGGGGTTCGACCGCGACGCGTTCGGTGACGCGGGACCCAACGAACTGATCGTCGCGGTCCGCGCCACCGACGACAGCGTCGTTGCGG
This portion of the Euzebyales bacterium genome encodes:
- a CDS encoding carbamate kinase, with the translated sequence MSPAPVAGRRRTVVALGGNAIAPAGTGGTAEEQTRNIRRAMTLIAELIVDGREIVITHGNGPQVGNLLLKNELARDVVPAMPLDWCVAQTQATIGYQMITALEHALEAHGDLSTVVPVISRVEVSADDPAWSDPSKPIGPYITDPADVERRRTEAGQRFADMGDRGWRRVVPSPQPLRLLESMTINLLLDAGAVVVANGGGGIPMVRTDDNLLVGVEAVIDKDLAGALLARELGATGFVILTDVAGVAIDFGTPRQRWLSKVTAGDLHNLAAEGQFGRGSMGPKVAAALAFVEHARMPAAIGALDDVLAVVRGEAGTLIMPDDAATVRTS
- a CDS encoding solute carrier family 23 protein; protein product: MATMPAGRMDLTYGLDDVPRPFPKALGLGLQHVLTMFGATIAVPLLLGPAMGMDTIQIAILISSVFIASGIATILQVTIGSRLPIVQGVSFAFLGPFFAIIGAREGIAAMPYIGGAILAGAVVEAIVGYSGLFGLIRRFISPIVIGPVIALIGLSLYNAATLQVNTITGDDGSVVAAGNWWIALLTVSFILLFALILSRRSRLISVFPILLAVVCTYIVALVLSEAGLITEGNRAYVSLATIGDSFGTAPWVRSVVGELSLLFPWGAPAFDVGFFIAVLAAYLASMIESFGDYHAVARVSGLGEPTAEQINRGIGSEGLGCFVTGLLGGFASTSYTENIGLIGLTKVASRYVVLIGAGALIVLGFITKFGAIIATIPTPVVGGVYLALFGLIAAVGLTNLQRADMTSQRNLLIAGFILFMGLVVPDYVSQLPDDWTFLGQEWTTNLARSIFGSGIAVAAILGLFLDNVIPGTDAERGITGGGPLLDPEGPPPGEAV
- a CDS encoding DUF2877 domain-containing protein — translated: MTAATDQARRPAAAPPGQGAAASHWLRPLVIGPGQPVRVVGVSGPACYLAVDGGTVVALEAAGAGAGLPNALSLDAGRPGVDDLVTGARGQLGGGALRVHDRVVTVRRWWDPRPRTPPVEPSRLRWRRAELPLASPALAGHGLAGPVDELRAAARRVDARTVASLVDELVGRGPGSTPAGDDVLAGMLATLRVLGGAHAGAIRVADALGGAVRAAAPRTSALSATLLRCADVGAVVDAARRVLEALPGDSLLAGPVARLVRLGHTSGHDLLIGIGIAVDLLTIGRDRT